A window of the Haloarcula litorea genome harbors these coding sequences:
- a CDS encoding DUF7504 family protein — MCDLPEALADAPATLVCAPPMQGGGSGRCRALLDAADPTETVVWVTYNRSPAACVEQYRERGGDATAVVVAVGETAVGADDTLADAEVATVSTPADLTGLGIALSRALSSHDDVTCCFDSLTALLQYADRETAFEFLHAVTAQLYAADATAHVHLDPTVHDDRTVDALASLFNALVDVTGDTREVRVRESVTSD; from the coding sequence ATGTGTGACCTCCCCGAGGCCCTCGCCGACGCCCCGGCGACGCTCGTCTGCGCGCCGCCGATGCAGGGCGGCGGGAGCGGTCGCTGTCGAGCGCTTCTGGACGCGGCCGATCCGACGGAGACGGTGGTCTGGGTGACGTACAACCGCTCGCCGGCGGCGTGCGTGGAGCAGTACCGGGAGCGTGGCGGCGACGCGACGGCGGTCGTCGTCGCCGTCGGCGAGACAGCGGTCGGGGCCGACGATACGCTCGCCGACGCCGAAGTCGCGACCGTCTCGACGCCGGCCGATCTCACCGGACTCGGGATCGCGCTGAGCCGAGCGCTGTCGAGCCACGACGACGTGACCTGCTGTTTCGACTCCCTGACGGCGCTGTTGCAGTACGCCGATCGCGAGACTGCCTTCGAGTTCCTCCACGCGGTCACGGCCCAGCTCTACGCGGCCGACGCCACCGCACACGTCCACCTCGACCCGACGGTCCACGACGACCGGACCGTCGACGCGCTGGCCTCGCTGTTCAACGCGCTCGTCGACGTCACCGGGGACACGCGCGAGGTTCGCGTCCGCGAGTCAGTAACGAGCGACTAG
- a CDS encoding LAGLIDADG family homing endonuclease, whose protein sequence is MATADNTELIDRFEEFYRNYYRNEIGELAQKYPNDQKSLHVDWQDLYRFDPDLADDYRTKPGQLQEYAEEALRLYDLPVDVSLGQAHVRMRNLPDAEDIRDLRHEHHGNLIAVQGIVRKATDVRPKVVEAAFECQRCGTLTRIPQAEGDFQEPHECQGCERQGPFRLNTEQSQFIDAQKLRVQESPEGLRGGETPQSIDVNIEDDITGQVTAGDHVRVTGVLKLDQRGSDQDKSPMFDIYMDGVSVEIEDEQFEDMEITDADKKEIIELSNEPDIYDKMVGAIAPSIYGYEKEKLAMMLQLFSGVTKDLPDGSRIRGDLHMLLIGDPGTGKSQMLSYIREIAPRSVYTSGKGSSSAGLTAAAVRDDFGDGQQWTLEAGALVLADQGIAAVDELDKMSCVTGDTLVHGADGISRIRDLAHDAAADGAVEQLSNGRIVRDFGDLRVWTMTDDGRLVTRPVTAIHEYDAPDDLTRVTLETDERLTATADHPFFVREDGERVEREAADLAAGDWVYVPRELSGPAADGGTAALPEDTANETAVAKDPVSPALASVLGYLAGDGNVYYDRDEGVYGVRFTNAEEQLLADFERAARDPFDADPVRPPSEQRADGVETVRVTGKAAAETVLDAGMNLETYDGKRLPEGVTASSDAAKAAFLRALADSEGSVDDRTVRIHSSSYDLLLGAKQLLLEFCVSSQLQTRERSDGRDLHVLTITDADSLAAFDRHVGFTLDRKRRALAEAVERVSGDRTILDVVPSCGDLLAECRDSLRLHQSECGLDDVTYCNFENEDANVSIRAARTILERFETRTYEAAADRETVEDADWDRLSTLRERYHVPQSELAAGTDYSQQQISRLWAEDPALRKTVAARLDTILASVADADLSELRSLVHGDVQWRRVERVETVPATVDDDEVRLRREELAALLGCSPADAVADAKDLLATEPALDDWAALRSATDEYGISYATLAGDVGVAPSTVSRWMRGVVETDRFEAVRGAALDRIESIRDEARALLDEIEARQTPSVYDLTVEGTHNFVANGMVVHNSEDRSAMHEALEQQRISVSKAGINATLKSRCSLLGAANPKYGRFDQYEPIGEQIDLEPALISRFDLIFTVTDKPDEEEDRNLAEHIIQTNYAGELNTHRMQNPTPDVSEEEVETVTEEVAPTIDPELLRKYVAYAKRDCFPTMTEEAKETIEDFYVDLRLKGQDEDAPVPVTARKLEALVRLAEASARIRLSDTVDEEDADRAVDIAHYCLKEIGVDPETGEFDADVVETGTSKSQRDRIQNIKGIIADIEDEYDEGAPIDVVIERAEEVGIDESKAEHEIEKLKQKGEVYEPRTDHLRTT, encoded by the coding sequence ATGGCGACCGCCGACAACACCGAACTCATCGACCGTTTCGAGGAGTTCTACCGCAACTACTACCGCAACGAGATCGGTGAGCTCGCCCAGAAGTACCCCAACGACCAGAAGTCCCTGCACGTCGACTGGCAGGACCTCTACCGCTTCGATCCGGACCTGGCCGACGACTACCGGACCAAGCCCGGGCAACTCCAGGAGTACGCCGAGGAGGCCCTGCGCCTCTACGACCTCCCGGTGGACGTCTCGCTGGGCCAGGCCCACGTCCGGATGCGGAACCTCCCCGACGCCGAGGACATCCGCGATCTGCGCCACGAGCACCACGGCAACCTCATCGCTGTCCAGGGCATCGTCCGGAAGGCCACGGACGTCCGCCCGAAGGTCGTCGAGGCGGCCTTCGAGTGCCAGCGCTGTGGTACGCTCACCCGCATCCCGCAGGCCGAGGGCGACTTCCAGGAGCCCCACGAGTGCCAGGGCTGTGAACGCCAGGGCCCGTTCCGCCTCAACACCGAGCAGTCCCAGTTCATCGACGCCCAGAAGCTCCGCGTCCAGGAGTCCCCCGAGGGGCTACGCGGCGGCGAGACCCCACAGTCCATCGACGTCAACATCGAGGACGACATCACCGGCCAGGTCACCGCCGGCGACCACGTCCGCGTGACCGGCGTCCTCAAGCTCGACCAGCGGGGCTCGGACCAGGACAAGTCCCCGATGTTCGACATCTACATGGACGGCGTCAGCGTCGAGATCGAGGACGAGCAGTTCGAGGACATGGAGATCACCGACGCCGACAAGAAGGAGATCATCGAGCTCTCGAACGAACCGGACATCTACGACAAGATGGTCGGTGCCATCGCGCCCTCGATCTACGGCTACGAGAAGGAGAAGCTCGCGATGATGCTCCAGTTGTTCTCGGGGGTGACCAAGGACCTCCCCGACGGCTCGCGGATCCGTGGCGACCTCCACATGCTGCTGATCGGGGACCCGGGAACTGGAAAGTCTCAGATGTTATCATATATCCGAGAAATAGCGCCCCGCTCCGTCTACACCTCCGGGAAGGGATCCTCCAGCGCCGGCCTCACGGCGGCGGCCGTCCGGGACGACTTCGGCGACGGCCAGCAGTGGACTCTGGAGGCCGGGGCCCTGGTGCTTGCCGACCAGGGGATCGCCGCCGTCGACGAACTCGATAAGATGAGCTGCGTGACCGGCGACACGCTCGTCCACGGCGCGGACGGCATCTCGCGCATCCGCGACCTCGCTCACGACGCGGCCGCCGACGGGGCGGTCGAACAGCTCTCGAACGGTCGCATCGTCCGGGACTTCGGCGACCTGCGGGTCTGGACGATGACCGACGACGGGCGGCTGGTCACGCGACCCGTGACGGCGATCCACGAGTACGACGCGCCCGACGATCTCACGCGGGTCACGCTGGAGACCGACGAGCGCCTCACGGCGACGGCTGACCACCCATTCTTCGTCCGCGAGGACGGCGAGCGCGTCGAGCGCGAGGCCGCCGACCTCGCGGCCGGCGACTGGGTGTACGTCCCCCGCGAGCTCTCGGGGCCGGCCGCCGACGGCGGGACTGCGGCGCTGCCGGAAGACACGGCGAACGAGACGGCCGTCGCGAAGGACCCGGTCTCGCCCGCCCTCGCGTCGGTACTGGGCTACCTCGCCGGCGACGGCAACGTCTACTACGACCGCGACGAGGGGGTCTACGGCGTCCGGTTCACCAACGCCGAGGAGCAACTGCTCGCTGACTTCGAGCGAGCGGCCCGGGACCCCTTCGACGCCGACCCGGTCCGGCCGCCGAGCGAGCAGCGCGCCGACGGCGTCGAGACGGTCCGCGTCACCGGGAAGGCGGCCGCCGAGACGGTCCTCGACGCGGGGATGAACCTCGAGACGTACGACGGCAAGCGGCTTCCCGAGGGCGTCACTGCGTCCTCGGATGCGGCGAAGGCGGCGTTCCTGCGGGCGCTGGCTGACAGCGAAGGATCGGTCGACGACCGCACCGTCCGGATCCACTCCTCGAGTTACGACCTGCTGCTGGGGGCGAAACAGCTCCTCCTGGAGTTCTGTGTGTCCAGCCAGCTCCAGACGCGTGAGCGGTCCGACGGCCGGGACCTCCACGTCCTGACGATCACCGACGCGGACTCGCTGGCGGCGTTCGATCGACACGTCGGGTTCACGCTCGACCGGAAACGGCGAGCACTCGCCGAGGCAGTCGAACGCGTCTCCGGCGACCGGACGATTCTCGACGTCGTCCCGTCGTGTGGTGATCTACTTGCGGAGTGCCGCGACTCGCTCCGCCTGCACCAGTCCGAGTGTGGCCTCGACGACGTGACCTACTGCAACTTCGAGAACGAGGACGCGAACGTCTCCATTCGCGCCGCCCGGACGATCCTCGAACGCTTCGAGACTCGCACGTACGAGGCAGCGGCCGACCGCGAGACGGTCGAGGACGCGGACTGGGACCGGCTGTCGACCCTCCGCGAGCGCTACCACGTCCCACAGTCGGAACTCGCCGCGGGGACCGACTACAGCCAGCAGCAAATCTCGCGGCTGTGGGCCGAGGATCCCGCCCTCCGGAAGACCGTCGCAGCCCGGCTCGACACGATACTCGCGTCGGTCGCCGACGCCGACCTCTCGGAACTCCGGAGCCTCGTCCACGGCGACGTGCAGTGGCGACGCGTCGAGCGCGTCGAGACGGTGCCTGCGACGGTCGACGACGACGAGGTCCGCCTGCGCCGGGAGGAACTGGCGGCGCTGCTGGGATGTTCGCCCGCCGACGCCGTCGCGGACGCCAAGGATCTACTGGCGACCGAGCCCGCCCTCGACGACTGGGCGGCGCTCCGGAGCGCGACCGACGAGTACGGAATCTCCTACGCCACCCTCGCCGGGGACGTGGGCGTCGCGCCGTCGACCGTCTCCCGGTGGATGCGCGGCGTCGTCGAGACCGACCGCTTCGAGGCGGTTCGCGGGGCGGCGCTCGACCGGATCGAGTCTATTCGGGACGAGGCGCGGGCCCTCCTCGACGAGATCGAGGCCCGACAGACGCCCAGTGTCTACGACCTCACCGTCGAGGGGACCCACAACTTCGTCGCTAACGGGATGGTCGTCCACAACTCGGAAGATCGTTCGGCGATGCACGAGGCCCTCGAACAGCAGCGCATCAGCGTCTCGAAGGCGGGAATCAACGCCACGCTCAAGTCCCGGTGTTCGCTGCTGGGGGCAGCCAACCCCAAGTACGGCCGCTTCGACCAGTACGAACCCATCGGCGAGCAGATCGACCTCGAACCGGCGCTGATCTCGCGGTTCGACCTCATCTTCACCGTCACCGACAAGCCCGACGAGGAGGAGGACCGGAACCTCGCGGAACACATCATCCAGACCAACTACGCCGGCGAGCTCAACACCCACCGGATGCAGAATCCGACGCCGGACGTCTCCGAGGAGGAGGTCGAGACGGTCACCGAAGAGGTCGCCCCGACCATCGACCCGGAGCTCCTGCGGAAGTACGTCGCCTACGCCAAGCGGGACTGCTTCCCGACGATGACCGAGGAAGCAAAGGAGACCATCGAGGACTTCTACGTCGACCTGCGACTGAAGGGCCAGGACGAGGACGCCCCGGTCCCGGTCACCGCCCGGAAACTGGAGGCGCTGGTCCGGCTCGCGGAGGCGTCGGCGCGCATCCGCCTCTCGGACACCGTCGACGAGGAGGACGCCGACCGGGCCGTCGACATCGCCCACTACTGCCTGAAGGAGATCGGCGTCGACCCCGAGACCGGCGAGTTCGACGCCGACGTGGTCGAGACGGGTACCTCGAAGAGCCAGCGCGACCGCATCCAGAACATCAAGGGGATCATCGCTGACATCGAGGACGAGTACGACGAGGGCGCGCCGATCGACGTGGTGATCGAGCGCGCCGAGGAGGTCGGCATCGACGAGTCCAAGGCCGAACACGAGATCGAGAAGCTCAAACAGAAGGGCGAGGTGTACGAGCCCCGCACCGACCACCTGCGGACGACGTAG
- a CDS encoding MinD/ParA family ATP-binding protein: MILTVIGGKGGVGKSTVAFNLAARLDGVVVDGDLGMADLPAGRGPDLHDVLAGRADVHEAVRHGGPVTVVPCGRTLAGARAADPAALSDALAALDRTHRWVVVDSPAGRHADVGVPLVAADAALVVTTDTAAALADALRVRELARELGTGICRVVLNRVGPDAATRPVADRLGAPVVTLPESEALAAAQRHGQPVGRTAPDSAAAESIARLADAVYACRSV; encoded by the coding sequence ATGATCCTGACCGTCATCGGCGGCAAGGGCGGGGTCGGCAAGTCGACGGTCGCGTTCAACCTCGCCGCGCGGCTGGACGGCGTCGTCGTCGACGGCGACCTCGGGATGGCGGACCTCCCGGCGGGCCGCGGCCCGGACCTCCACGACGTGCTGGCCGGGCGGGCCGATGTCCACGAGGCCGTCCGGCACGGCGGTCCGGTGACGGTGGTCCCGTGTGGCCGGACGCTGGCGGGCGCGCGGGCCGCCGACCCGGCGGCGCTCTCGGACGCGCTGGCGGCGCTGGACCGGACGCACCGCTGGGTCGTCGTCGACTCGCCGGCCGGTCGCCACGCCGACGTGGGGGTGCCGCTGGTCGCCGCCGACGCGGCCCTCGTGGTGACGACCGACACGGCCGCGGCGCTGGCCGACGCGCTCCGGGTCCGGGAGCTCGCACGGGAACTCGGGACTGGGATCTGCCGGGTCGTCCTCAACCGAGTCGGTCCCGACGCCGCAACCCGGCCGGTCGCGGACCGCCTCGGCGCGCCGGTGGTCACGCTGCCCGAGAGCGAGGCACTGGCCGCGGCACAGCGACACGGCCAGCCGGTCGGTCGGACGGCACCGGACTCGGCGGCCGCAGAATCGATC